Sequence from the Hoplias malabaricus isolate fHopMal1 chromosome 10, fHopMal1.hap1, whole genome shotgun sequence genome:
CCAGAAGAACAACAGCTGTCTCTGTATATTTGGTGCTAAAACATTCCATTTTATACCACTGAATGTAAGTAATGTATTTTGCTTTTGCCCACTGAAAAGTGATAGTAAGATACACACACTAGGACTGAATGTAATTGCACATTACAGACAAGATTGTTGATGTTTATGTAATCCATTATTACATTTTCTCATATTAGTGCTCAGTCAAGAATAAAACCATGGCTTTCTCGTGAAATTAGCACACATATTTTATGGTTTCATGGGTTATTCGCGTGTTGAATGCCTTTTACATGTTGTAGTGGCTTTTTAGAAACTGATCATCAAAATGATTCCAGACTGGAGACTGATGCCTTAATAATTTTAATGACTTAAGGTCTTGTTGGATTACAGTGTATAACATGttaatataatatgtataacatGTTTTTGTGTATATCTTTGTTTAATCACATTAAAAAAGTGAATCGTGTACAACCTTGTAACCCTGTAACTTGAAACCCTGTCCACTCACAAACTTAAAGCATAACAATGAAAATATCTGAAATGTTAAACTTTCATATGAAAATTTGCATAAGAAGAAACTGGGAAATTTAACCCATTAACACCAAACTGCTGAGCGGTTTGCAGAATAATCAAATGCACATATGCTGTTACATCCCAACCGAAGCAAAAACAAACTTATTGACCTTGCATTTGCCACCATGAAATACGGGCCTGAAAAAACCTAAGGTATCCATAAACATCCACAAGTCTAATATTTAGGTACACAACTTGTTCAATCATTTCACCATATATTTCAGTGGTCAAGATCCCCATAGAACCACCACACAGCGGGTATAATTTagctgacactgatgtggtggtggtatgtTAACGTGTTAAGCTGGTGTGTAGATcacacacaacagtgctgctggagtttttgagcactgtgtccactcactgtccactgttggACTCCCCTATCTTGTTGGAccaacttgtagatgtaaattcagagGCAGTGGCTCATCTGTTGCAGGTTGTTGGTCAACCTGTAGTGTTTCAGTTGTCACAGGCTGCTGTTGGCCAGCAGTGATGtggggtttaaaatctccagtagCACtaccgtgtctgatccactagcaCCAACGTTTCACTGCTGTGCTGATAATCATACAAGGGGAACTAATAGGGTTAAAAgggggttaacaaagtatgcagagaaacagatggccTACggtatgtaattgtagaaatacaaagtgctcctgtatggtcagtgaagctgatgaaatgaaaaatatatgtaGATACACCTAAGTATATGTATAGATTACCTTATATTAGATATGTGTAGATACATATAATAAAGTGGTCacagactatatatatatatatatatatatatatatatgtatatatacacacacacacacacgcttgtAGAAGTAAACTGAAGGCATTTAATCTCAGATCCCAAACTTACTCAGTGATGTATGATGTTGAGATCAaggctttgtgtgtttgtgtgtgtgtgtgtgtgtgtgtgtgtgtgtgtgtgtgtgtgcatgggggTACATCATCTGCTGCAGTAGTCCTTGTTCTTTTTTCCTGAAGTTCTTTATGCCTTTGGCCATGTGTTCAGGGTCATTGTCATGCTgcaggagaagaagaagaaaaaaagaaaaacccttcCCTGATGGAATTCCATGATGGATAAGAATCTGCCTCTATTTCTCAGCAGTGAGGGGAACATacattttgataaaaaaaaaaaaaaaatcagcaacatTATCTGCAGAAATACTGCCCCAAACTGCAAGGTTCCCGCAGCATTATGACTTCTGCAAAACTGCGTTTGTTTCAGTTTGGATCAATCTGCCCCTAATGTCATTGATCAGTAAAACCTGTTATATATCTTTAATCATGCACTGAGTTGGGCCTACAGAAACCCACTGTTTTATCTGGGACCTAACAGAGTAGAAACATTtttccaaaaaaataataattgtatatCGAAAATCTCTGTAACACCCGTCTTCCCCTCAACCATTCCTTTCTTTGGTTTCATTCaatcagatctttttcaaagcGTAATAACATACAGCCATGGAGCGAGTTCGTTTTCTTAGAAGTGGTTTatcactgccatctgctggatTATCCATTAAACAGACTTCTAAACCTTCCTTATACACAACGCAGCTCGTTTTAGCTTTCCATCCAGTTTCTTGAAAGCAAcaaatgaaatttgaataaaaaattttgaagtaaaataaaaaaaagaagaagaggacTACAATGTGTAAAATAGTTAATATAAGTTTATTAGTAGTAAAGATGCACTTTTTACTAGAAAGAATCCTCCTGACATTTCAATGGAACAGTCATTGGATTGAATTAAAGCTAATTTCGACTAACGATTTAAAACGATGGTGGTGGGGTTAAAATAACTGCACAATACAATAACTGCACAAACTATGCTGCACAGTGGAGCAACAGGTAGCTCTAGGTTTCTGGGGTTGTGTTCAAACCCCACCTCgggtcactttctgtgaggagtacttcctgtgtctgtgggggtttcctttgggttttccggtttactcccacagtccaaaagcacgtGCTGGTAGGTGGCCTGACAGTACAAAAGCATCCATaggagtgagtgtttgttttcctgtgatggactgtccagtgattccaggtaggctccagacaaaccgtgacccagaacaggatgaagctgttacagataatgaatgaattcacgAGGTAAAACATCAACTATCATGCTGCTGCATTGTTTTCAGTGAAATACAGGCAAAAGAAGAAGACAAACACTATATTTGATTCAATTTGTATTATCTATTGTTGATTACTAATGATAACTGAAGTCATATAGTGATAGGGGCTAAATATACCATTCctattaattaaacaaaaacgattattaattttaaaatgaatttcacTACACTTCCTGGTAGTGCCAGACCCACTTTGGTTGCTTCCACTAGTTTTCtaaataaactgaaatataGGTATATCATAGTTACTGTGTGATCCTCTTCATGTGCCAGTGATGTAGTAAAAAATAAAGACGTGAAGTTCAGCTAAAACACACAGGTAAGGTTCCAGCTCTTACATAAGAGAGCACATATTTGACCAGCTGTTAATAACAACACTGGCAGATCAGTCTGCTCAGGCTGGGCAATGCTAAAACACACGTTCACTGTTTCTCAGCCTAGAACTTATTTAAAGTGTTGTTTCCAGTCATTTATACTAAACACTGGGCAGCCATGCTTCTAACTTTAGTGCTGAGAATCTTACCAACTCTGCAGGTTCTCTGTGGACTTAAACCAAGTCCGGTGGggcagtttaaccctttaaagccaatTATATGAAATATGATTCATGATCTTTGGaggtggctctttcatcatctaatgaagagaaatacagaaacaaacttCCATTCTTTTGAGGCAAGTGTTCTGAGTTttctactgaactgtgaatgaagtggaagcatttccATGCCTTTACCAAACCATTTCAAAATTGTTGatatcatcatgaaaacacaggagaaaaccTCAAGACCACTTTTGTGTTAAACTGAAGCAATTCCAGATATGATTTGTACGATGTCACTTGTAGTTTAACTAAGTTTGTTCCATTTCATTGATGTAGTGTATTATACCCGTCAAAtactaattaattataataaatattcagaaaattcaatctgttctttacagcagcaaaacacatttagacaattttactaagtatttttatgaaacaaaaatgtatttttagttttccaaaagcctttGTGTGCCAAATGTGTTAGCTCAGTTCTCGACAACGAGTTTGTGAGACAGATtcagaggaagatgatgatgatacagaTGAGTGTGGGAGGTCTGGTGAATAACCTCATACCTCAAGccaaggttcagacagtaacagaaacaactgtagaTCCTGTAAATATGGAAACACGGTTGTGCAGATCAACAAAAAGAGcctttgtggttttggtgtttttattaccacccgtataagaaatgtaaaaatgtcataATGAAGAACAGAGTACTTCTAGGTCAAGgaactctggagcagtgtttctcatcGGCTCAATGTTACATTTTGCTGATAAGTTCTGAAGAACAGACAATCATttgcttttctttgtttaaatcaaataaatcaaaattaaaagaagtctaaagaacagttttaactgatgcagtgaactaaatgaaagaccaattaaagaaaaaaatatattgttaaatgCCTAAATATAATGCATTCAAAATGTATATGATGTATCAAAATGTATATACAACTGTATTGGGAGCCCAAGAACAAAATTACTAAATCTTTCCTAACAGCTCTGAACAACTCCAGTTGTAAAAATCTCTCTATAAATAACACTGATCTCAAACTGGACAGAATGGAAGTGATGTCACTCTTCCTTTTTGTATGGAAGCCCGTTTCCGCCACATAAAATCAAGCCagcaatttttatttttcattaataaaaaTTGCTATCattaatttttcattaataaaagttgctatctcaatatattgagacAGTATCTCATTGTTTTAGATAAGTCAATATATTATTGTATAATAGAGTATacaatctcaatatattgatttAGTAGATCAGAATAATGAGATGCTATCTCAGTATATTGacttatctcaaaataatgagatagtatttcaatatattgagatagcaaattgcatattaatgaaaaataaaaattggtgcCTGTTTAGTATTAAGAGTCCCCAGAGAGCTAGAGGTTTCAGAGTTGTAGCACAGCCCAGTGGACGAAAAGGAGAAATGCAGTTAACTACATTTTCAACTTTCCAAAGTTTCCAAAGTGggtcactgctgtgtgctcttCCAAATCTCTTCCAAATtggcaacagaaaaaaaaacacctctatACTCCTTGAAATGTCCTCTTTTGCCTTGGGTGTAGCCAAGAGAAAAATTAAAGTAAGGCCTTCAACCTGACAGATCTTTGGAACTTTCTTGGCAGAACAGGGTTGATATACAGGAAACACGATTCATCAGAGACATTTAACAATAAAAGGCTCAACTTAGTGTTTTACAGTGATCCAAACGTATTATTTCTGCTCCAGTCTTTATTATTTGGGTGTCAACATTACAGtcacactgatgtggtggtggtggctgtgtatgtgttttgctggtaaaagtggatcagacacagcagtgttgctaaagcgtttaaggtggaactgtatgttcgagggggaaaaaaatcatttacCACATACAATTTGTAACACTGTAGCACTTtatgtaatgcagttagccatcttctgaatttggagacattccacCTTGAGTAATCCAAATAATCTAATTTAGAAATCCAAAAGTAAGTCAATACtacacacctatggagcaggaatagagcaatatcctcatctcagttcatgcatttcaacatttggagttctctttgCTGTTAAAAAGTCCAAATGCCTTTGCTCTgccaaatacagagagagagagagaaagcctagcataccacaccaagacaggattttttttttttttttgtacagacACCAGAGattcataaaaacattaaaacggTTTTGAGCATGCAGACAGACTGGACAGCTAGAATATGTTGagaaaacatcctcagaatcgtatttttaaaaaagttttttttaaattaaaatgtgaatgtcacctttttgaaagtaattaaaaaacactttgtttCTCACAATTTGCTACTGCCACTTTGACCTGAAATTGCTGGCAGTGCAGTAGAATCTGCCTCCACTCCGTTGCTGgatctgctgctgctgttgtgttgcACTGCACACCTGGGTTAAAGACGTCTCTAAGGTGCTGCATGTTTGGCTACTCCTTGGAGTTGAGCTTTTCCTTCAGGGGAATGTAGTTATTGGTGATTTGTACCCAAAATCATGTTTGCCCATGAGCTCAGAAATGCATTAACCTTCCAGACAAAGCACAGTCCTAAAAACAATGAGGTTGGCCTACATTGCTGCTTGGAATTACAGCACCCAAAATTGAGTAATTTTGAATAGGCACTAGGTACAACTCATGCTCATAGGATTAATTCCCCATATGCACCTTGATATATTACTGTCCTCTGATGACTGACTATAACTGCTACGTTGGTCTCCAGTGTGTCACCTACTGTGCAAAGCAGTGTGTCTGGCTGCAGCACTGACACCGCAGACTAGAGCCAGTATCCAACAGTGTGTTGAGTCAGATGCCCATGATGGTGCAGGACAGATATAATCCATGTTGATGGCCCAGCTTATGTCATCAAGCGGTTCAGTGCCATCATGGCAGTTCACAGTTCAAAGCCATCACATTGTGAGCAGGCAAGATGGTGATTTCATTTGTTCATCAACGCCTTTCCATTCACAGAGGATTGATCTGAACTCTTCTGACACCATTGTGCCAAACTTTGCAGAAGTTGAAAGCATCACGTAtggctttctttttttaaaaaattgaacTATCCATTTAACAAAAGGACTACAAAAGCATTGTACACATTATATTATTAACTAGAACAAATATCAACAAGACAGATCACAATTAAATCTTTCCTGGGGATACAGAGCATGAAGGGAAATACGTTTAAGCAATAACACTTGAATGAATACACTGTGCCACTGGGCAGTGCTGTATGGAGGTATATTTGTGAGTTAATCacctgtgtgcgtgtgtataaatatatatgaattagTTTTTTAAAGGGAATATTTGTCCTGCACAAACACAAGTCAATGACTACACCTGCTCAAATCTGCGGCTACGAGTCTCAAATGCTGTCTTTTTCGCTTACACGTGACAATTTCCGCATGCTCTcagttttgcaccaaatatctCAGTCAGTGTGGTGCAAAACTAATTTTAGGGGCAGGCACTGTTCAGAGGTCAGCGAAAGCTTCTGACCAGTCAGAGGACTCGTTAGGCACAGGTcgaatgctattggctgattTCTCCTCGTTCTGTGACTGAGCGCCTCCTAAGCCttctccagaaaacaaacacggaggACCGAGGGTCCAGAAAATGGAATAGAAAACGGGAAATTACTCTTTATCCGATTTCTGATGAAGAAGGTGGCATAGAGATAAAGCCGGGAGTATATGTTACTATGTAGCATGAATATGGGGAAGAAAGCGTGTTTGCCTTAAGGAGTTTGAGGATATTTTGGCTTGAAATgctttttttaatcttaataaTTACTCTGTCTTCCTCACATTCCTGTGACACGTGGCAGATATGTGAAATATGCAATATTCACAGTATAGGCCCAAAGCCGTCTCGCTAAATATGTCTAAACGTATTTACTGACGAGGAGTCTTCAGTGAATCTATTCTGAGCATCAGGCATTCGGGATGAATCGAATCAACCATAGACTGTAAATGGGATGAACTCGCCAATGATTCAGAGAATCAAAAACCCTGAGTAGACTCGGTCTCGGTTTGCGAGCACATTCTGCTGCGCAATTTGAATatgaggcggcacggtgacgcagaaggtagtgtcgcagtcacagattgtgggttcaagtcccgctccgggtgactctgtgaggagtgtggtgtgttttcccggtgtctgtgggggtttcctcccacggtccaaaaacacacattgttaggtggattggcgattcaactgaactgaactcgactgatctggataagcggttacagacaatgaatgatgaatTTGAATATGAAAACAGACCCAACTCAACACTCTTTCCAAATATGTATCATATCACTCTgaactgctgtaaacagtgaatTAGTTATGACTCTATCAGTTTATCCCTGGCTTTGTGCTGTTTAAAACCTATAAACAACACAGTAGACGCGGCTTGAGTCATCCAGAGCACGGCCCCGGAAACATACAGAGAACTTTACAGATTTTATTACGTTTTCCATCAAAAAGTTGATGAGTAATTTCCCGTTTTCCCCGTTTCAAGGACCCTCGGTcctccgtgtttgttttctggagaaGGCTTTTCGTAGGAGGCGCTcagtcacagaaccaggagacctcagccaatagcattcgACACGTGCCTAACGaatcctctgattggtcagaagggATCGCTGATTTCTGAATAGTGCCCGCCCCTGGCTCTACAGATGCACacgagaaaataaaaataagaaaacggCGCAATATTACAAGCTGCCGCTCTGAATGAGATAAAAACAATCCTGGTCgctgctgtagcttggagaaTCTACAAGTGGCTTGTTTGTGATGGAGGTTTGCATTTCGCAGTGTAGAAAAGTCTTTCTGGTCAAACAGCGTTCCACAATGATTACATGCCTCGTTTAGTCCATAATCTGCGCTTGTGAGGAGGGACTAAAAAGTACCTGGTGCAAGGGACTAAgtaccaaatttgcctaatggaagagaaaaaaaagctgaGTAAGGTCCATTTTTAAGAGGAGGTGACCCACTATTTAATATTCCTAATTTCGTTAAGATTTCTCGGTTTCAATAAGGTTTCTGTTAGTGGTTTACTTTCACttggaaaataaacaaagcttgtCGTTTGGCCAGAGTTTACCTCTTCAACTGTGCCGTTTGGGGGTTAATTATGGTAGGGGGGCGTGTCCACTACAGAGTCTGACCCTTACAAGTCAAACTCCACACTCCGCTCCAATCTCTAAACTCTGTGGATTTCTGgggattttctctctctctcaatgttcCTACAGTAaaccttctctctcttcctctctgtgatGTCGTTCCCACAGCAGAACGGCGCGCTTTCCACGCAcgaggatgaggaggaagacGAGCTTTCCGCCGCGGAACTCGAGCTCGCGCAGGCCCGGGACCGGCGACGCGCAAAATCCCTGCCCGCGTACCCAGAGCACGAGCATGAGAGCGCGCTCTTGCTGCGCGCGCTCGCGCACGGCTGTGGTAAACGCGTGCGTTTCGCGGACGCTTTGGGCCTCAGCCTGGCGCGCGTGAAGCACTTCAGCGCCGCTGAAGAGCCGCGCGTGCCCGTGTATCACGTGCCCGCGCCACCGGTGCGCGTGCCCACGCTCAGGACACACGAGGTGGAGTTGGAGGCGCGCGTGCGGCGAtgcgggctcgcgctggagacGGTCAGCGTCAGCTGCGGGCGCGTGCACGGCATCATCCGGGTCTCAGCGACGGCGGCGGCGCGAGCGCGAGAGGTGGGCGTGCGGTACACGCTGGACGAGTGGCGCACGTACGTGGATACACTCGCCGTGCTCGTTCCCTCGCTCGTGCAGGCGCCCGGCGGAGAAAGTTTCGCGTTCACGGTGTGCGCGCCCCCGCGCCCCGACCCCAGCGCCGCCGTGCACTTCGCTTTATATCTGAAAACAGAGGGAACGGAACTGTGGGACAACAACGACGGACAGAACTATACACTGAGGGCAGGACAgctcaacaacaacagcagcagcagcaacaactaCATGTGATtcgaaaaaaacaaacagcagaaacGGACCTTTCAGAGCTCTTGTTGTAGAACGCTTTTGGGACAGTGTGGTCAGAAACCGGTTCTTTATACAGACAATGTTTCTACAGAACTGTGGACACCGAAAGCATACCATTTGAATGCCTCCGTGTGTCTTTGCCTGTGTAAACAGTTCTTAAAACCAGGGGCCCTTCACAGCAAGAACGCTCCTCACGTGTGGACTTGGGTGTGTCTGTAGAACACTAGTCAGATACTGAGTACTGACTGAGTACACATAACCACGGTTCTTAAAgattttcaaacattttcccacccttttgtcattttatggtcaCTGTtgtatagtattaaaaatgacagttatgattttatttacagtaaataaaattgaatgaataaatgatttaaaaattattattattatgtttacaATTACAATATTATAACAAAGAACAGgaaaaatgcatgttccttgACGGAACTGATGTCAAAAgcagtgatgaataaattcCTCTTGCTTGCAATTTTCAAActctttgttttaatgttttatattattaccaTTTTAATGCTATACAACATTTACTATAAGTTGTCAAAAGAAGAGGAGTATGTTTGAATATTGAATAACAATtatgttacacacacaaatacacactcaaAAACCTCTTTACAACTCACTTGTACACCTAATAGAAATGAACACCTAACAAAGCTTGGGAATGCATAACTGTGTCTTGTATATGACTGGAAACCTGTTGAATGATGTTCTTAACAGGAAGAAGACTTTCCTCTTTACTTGTGATGTTATGGACCCTACTGAGACAATGCTCTCAGAAACGGAAAGCTATTAAATATATGGCTCACAtgttagattagattagactCTGTTGACCCTACAAGGGAAATTTCTGATGTCTATACCAGCACCACCTGTGGTAGTGGGGTTTTCAGTGCCCTCCCCCAAGGGCACAACCAGGCCTGTCCTGGATTTGAGCTCATGGACTACACCTGCCATGAAGTTATTGAGCGGGGCTGCTTCACAAAGCCGGATTTATGAGTTAGCTACACAGCTTAAGTCCAGAGTGGAGGTATATCCAATAGGAATGGCAATCTCAGAGCTTTTCACATAGGACACACATTTAATTTGTTTGGCTAAgttgagaaatcctgctttgtggaatatctCGCATGTCTTCAATCGAACCAAATACATCTCACTGTATTAACTCTTGGCTTTTGAACGAATTTtctattaaaatattaacaggCAATGAATGTAGGTTTACCCTGGGCAAGTGAAGGTAGTGCATTTTaggtttttaaattttttttttctttttcctgttttcccttttattttattatttatttccaataaaaacaacaacaaaaactgcTTTGAAAAAAGGCTTATTTTTGAGATGCAACAGCTAATTATACTGGTAAAATTCAGCTCTGTGTTGTTTCTCCTTGATGTCAAAGACCTTATATTTTCCTCCTCGCTTTGTGTATTCCAGGGTATTTTGAACTCATATAAAGGTGAAGGTTACTGCATTGATCTctacttttttcattcattcattcgggTGACGTGTGTGGTGTCAGACAGAACTGTGAACACTTTGAACAAAAGGGTGTTGTAATAGAAgcatgttttttcatttgtttgttaaaaTGTAAGGTATCGAAACATATTCTGTTGATCATGATCAGTTCAGTGTTGATCTGTAATCACACAGAATGCTGTTTGCAACTGAAtgtaaaaaagaacaaaaaagacTTGTTATAAAatggttgtttttgttgtttgtcatAATCTTATTTAAGAACGTTAAATCTAGACATAAAAGCACTCTCTGACATTAGGAAAAGATTTTTCAAGGACCCAAAAACACTTAGATTACAGTGAGGCTGAATAAGTAGCATCACACATCTGACAAACAGCACAAATGGCCATGAAACATGTGTTTTAACAGATTCCAGATGGAGGCAGGTTGTATGAAAGAGAAAATATAGGATATAGGAAATATGGGAATATAAGTTTTTTTCACAGACGGAATGGCAGTGATTTGAATATCAGCAAATTCAGGTACTTCCGTTTGTGGTCACACAACACTGTCTGCCACACAGAAATTTGTGGAACACACTATCAGATTTTTATCGAATTAACCTTTCCATGTTAATCTCTAAAGTATGTTATTTCTTACATAATATTTCCATTAAATGTAATACAATACTGCACTGAATAACTTAATAGAATGTACAATTCATTAATAAATTTAGCTGAAGGTTTCCCGAATCACATCAATATTGTCAATTCCAACCTGCCTCCTTCAGATTAACTCCGGCAGGGGTAACTCCAGCAAGAATTCCCAAAATTTGGTAAAACATGGTTCTGTGATGAATATTAGCCTAATGTTTATTCATGaatgattaattattaaatacaattttattgCATGTCACTCACAGGAGATAAATACCAAAGTTGGATATAATCTGTGTCCATTGTGACTCTATTTGTAAAACAAGAGACTGCCTGCAAGGTCCTGAGACATGTTTGGAGGACCTTGTCCTATAAGAAACATAGTCCAACCTCATTGGCATTTTAATCTGGAAACACAATGTTATGTAGTGATACTACCAAAACTAATAtgcagggtgggccatttatatggatacaccttaataaaatgggaatggttggtgatattaacttcctgtttgtggcacattagtatatgggagaggGGAAagttttcaagatgggtggtgaccatggtggccattttggatgcaacttttgttttttcagtgggaagagggtcatgtgacacatcaaatttATTGGTAATTTCACAGGAAAACTtaattctttcatgagttatttacacgtttctgaccacttataaaatgtgttcaaagtgctgcccattgtgttggattgtcaatgcaaccctcttctcacactcttcacacactgatagaaacaccgcaggagaaatgctagcacagacttccagtatccgtagtttcagctgctgcacatctcgtatcttcacagcatagacagttgccttcagatgaccccaaagataaaagtctaagggggtcagatcggaaGACCTTGAGGGCCATTCAACGGCCCCctgacgaccaatccactttccaggaaaccattcatctaggaatgctctgaCCTgccacccataatgtggtggtgcaccatcttgctggaaaaacttaGGGAACCTGCCAGCTTCAgagcataaagaggaaaaaatttgaaaaacatGGGAGGATATGAAGTactcaaataaaaaacagaatggAGTGATTTGCAACATATTTCAGAAAGTTGGGATGGGGGCAGTTTAGGGGTCAGTATTGtggtaaaaatatttattcatgatGTAATTTGAAAGCAGgtgatataaacatttatagtcGTGTTTAAGGGGTAGAAAAAATGGCAGAGGATCACAAACTGGCCAACAGATACATGAGAGTTTGCTGATATCTTGAATAGCAAGTATCCTGAAAAAAGGGTGAGGGAATTTGGATATAATTGTGGATTATGAAATTATAAGATTCTTGGATTGCAAAGACACTTTCAGTGTGTAAATGCCAACAAATAAGCCCAAAGGATCCAGATCAAATAACAGGAGCATCCAGAATTACTATCAACAAGTCCAAAAGCCAGTGTCTGTCATAATATGA
This genomic interval carries:
- the ppp1r3g gene encoding protein phosphatase 1 regulatory subunit 3G; amino-acid sequence: MSFPQQNGALSTHEDEEEDELSAAELELAQARDRRRAKSLPAYPEHEHESALLLRALAHGCGKRVRFADALGLSLARVKHFSAAEEPRVPVYHVPAPPVRVPTLRTHEVELEARVRRCGLALETVSVSCGRVHGIIRVSATAAARAREVGVRYTLDEWRTYVDTLAVLVPSLVQAPGGESFAFTVCAPPRPDPSAAVHFALYLKTEGTELWDNNDGQNYTLRAGQLNNNSSSSNNYM